A part of Pararhizobium sp. A13 genomic DNA contains:
- a CDS encoding aldehyde dehydrogenase family protein yields MTAAKLHIAEMNEQITVRNPFDGTAVGSVESTDAGQIGVLMARAKAGAALSRALPRHQRAKILEKAAQAIENRREEFARLIVQEAGKTIVQARKETSRCVNTLKLSAEEAKRNSGEVIPFDAYAGSEARLGWFTREPLGIIAAITPYNDPLNLVAHKLGPAIAGGNAVLLKPSELTPLSAIRLVDTLVEAGLPEEIVTIAIGGADLGRAIISARDVRMVSFTGGFATGEAIAKTAGLKKLAMDLGGNAPVVVMSDCDFAQAVEACVSGAYWAAGQNCIGTQRILVQAPLYERFREAFVAGTRKLLAGNPDQEDTDVGPMISQRAAERAELMVNDAIAVGATLLCGHRREGTVYQPTVLEGVPQTCKLWKEEVFAPVVMLQPFDGLSDAIAMANDPEYSLHAGIFTNNIGDALQAAAAIEAGGVMINDSSDYRFDAMPFGGFKYGSMGREGVRFAYEDMTQPKVVCITRT; encoded by the coding sequence ATGACCGCTGCAAAACTCCATATCGCCGAGATGAACGAGCAGATCACTGTTCGCAATCCCTTTGACGGAACAGCGGTCGGCAGTGTTGAAAGCACGGATGCCGGCCAAATTGGTGTGCTCATGGCGCGTGCAAAAGCCGGCGCTGCATTGTCCCGCGCCCTGCCCAGACATCAGCGCGCAAAGATCCTCGAAAAGGCGGCACAGGCGATCGAGAACCGGCGGGAGGAATTCGCCCGGCTGATCGTCCAGGAAGCCGGCAAAACGATCGTTCAGGCCCGCAAGGAGACGTCGCGTTGTGTCAATACGCTGAAACTCTCTGCCGAGGAAGCAAAACGAAATTCCGGCGAGGTCATCCCGTTCGACGCCTATGCCGGTTCCGAGGCGAGACTTGGCTGGTTCACGCGCGAGCCGCTCGGCATCATCGCGGCGATTACCCCCTACAACGATCCGCTCAATCTCGTTGCCCACAAACTCGGCCCGGCGATTGCCGGCGGTAACGCTGTCCTGTTGAAACCATCCGAACTGACCCCGCTTTCGGCGATCCGCCTGGTCGACACGCTGGTCGAGGCCGGATTGCCGGAGGAGATCGTCACGATCGCCATCGGCGGCGCCGATCTCGGCAGGGCGATCATCTCTGCGCGGGATGTCCGCATGGTGTCGTTCACCGGCGGCTTTGCGACCGGAGAAGCAATCGCGAAGACGGCGGGTTTGAAAAAACTCGCCATGGATCTCGGCGGCAACGCACCGGTCGTCGTCATGTCGGATTGCGATTTCGCACAGGCCGTCGAGGCCTGCGTCTCGGGCGCATATTGGGCGGCCGGCCAGAATTGCATCGGTACGCAGCGTATCCTCGTCCAGGCGCCGCTCTATGAACGCTTCCGCGAGGCCTTCGTGGCCGGCACACGAAAGCTGCTCGCCGGCAATCCGGACCAGGAGGATACCGATGTCGGCCCGATGATTTCGCAGCGGGCCGCCGAACGGGCAGAATTGATGGTCAACGACGCCATCGCTGTCGGCGCGACGCTTCTGTGCGGGCATCGCCGGGAAGGAACCGTCTATCAGCCGACTGTGCTCGAAGGCGTGCCGCAGACATGCAAACTGTGGAAGGAGGAAGTCTTCGCGCCCGTGGTCATGCTGCAGCCCTTCGACGGGCTCAGTGACGCGATCGCAATGGCCAATGATCCGGAATACAGCCTGCATGCCGGCATCTTCACCAACAATATCGGCGACGCATTGCAGGCTGCGGCGGCCATAGAAGCGGGCGGCGTGATGATCAACGACTCCTCCGATTACCGTTTCGACGCCATGCCGTTCGGTGGTTTCAAATATGGCAGCATGGGCCGAGAGGGTGTGCGTTTTGCCTACGAGGACATGACCCAGCCGAAGGTCGTCTGCATCACCCGGACTTGA
- a CDS encoding Lrp/AsnC family transcriptional regulator — MTEPLDQFDRNILEIVQRDCQIKAEAVGEMIGLSASAVQRRLKRMREEGIISAEIALVDRKVAGNPMTFIAGMEIERENYDALSKFRTWVDKQDHIQQVYYVTGSVDLVAIITAQDVGQYDEITAQIMSQNPQIKRIHTNVVLKDIKLGMFVPMQS, encoded by the coding sequence ATGACGGAACCACTGGATCAATTCGACCGAAACATCCTCGAGATCGTGCAACGCGATTGTCAGATCAAGGCGGAGGCGGTCGGGGAGATGATCGGCCTTTCGGCGTCCGCCGTTCAGCGCCGCCTGAAGCGGATGCGCGAGGAAGGAATTATTTCAGCGGAAATCGCTCTGGTCGATCGAAAGGTTGCCGGAAATCCGATGACGTTCATCGCGGGAATGGAGATCGAGCGCGAAAACTACGATGCGCTTTCAAAATTCCGCACCTGGGTCGACAAGCAAGACCATATCCAGCAGGTCTATTACGTGACCGGTTCCGTCGATCTTGTTGCCATCATTACGGCACAGGACGTTGGCCAATATGATGAAATCACCGCACAGATCATGTCGCAGAATCCGCAGATCAAGCGAATCCACACCAATGTCGTCCTCAAAGACATAAAGTTGGGCATGTTTGTTCCGATGCAGTCCTAA
- a CDS encoding homoserine dehydrogenase, which translates to MRQYNIALIGFGGVNRALAQLVADSNDRWDAELGLRLNIVAVTDLHLGSVISPNGIDARMLVETKFVKGGFGQLSGGGAEADNETAIKHAPADIVVEATFTNPSDGEPAVSHCRWALESGKHVVTTNKGPVALASAELKALAARNGVMFEYEGAVMSGTPVIRMAQKTLAGAGVHGFEGILNGTSNFVLGRMEGGLGFADAVKEAQSLGYAEADPTADVEGHDVRLKVVILANELLGGKLTPKDVACQGISGLTAANIETAQEGYRWKLIGSASLAEDGRIEARVAPRRLPLDHPLAGVGGAINAVSFKTGLLGAVTVTGPGAGRIETAYALLSDIIAIHQARFGVDKKDAA; encoded by the coding sequence ATGAGACAGTACAATATCGCGCTTATCGGTTTCGGCGGCGTCAACCGTGCATTGGCCCAACTGGTCGCTGACAGCAATGATCGCTGGGACGCCGAACTTGGATTGCGGCTGAATATCGTTGCGGTGACCGATCTCCATCTCGGCTCCGTCATCTCTCCGAACGGCATCGACGCGCGCATGCTCGTTGAAACCAAATTCGTAAAGGGTGGGTTTGGGCAACTGTCCGGCGGCGGCGCCGAGGCCGACAATGAAACGGCGATCAAGCATGCTCCGGCAGACATTGTCGTCGAGGCGACCTTCACAAACCCCAGCGACGGCGAACCGGCCGTATCCCATTGCCGGTGGGCGCTCGAGAGCGGCAAGCACGTCGTCACCACCAACAAGGGTCCCGTCGCTCTGGCATCCGCCGAGCTGAAGGCTCTGGCTGCGCGCAATGGCGTCATGTTCGAATATGAAGGCGCCGTCATGAGCGGCACGCCGGTCATTCGCATGGCACAAAAGACGCTTGCCGGAGCCGGTGTCCATGGCTTCGAGGGAATTTTGAACGGCACCTCGAACTTCGTGCTTGGCCGCATGGAAGGTGGGCTCGGCTTCGCCGATGCCGTCAAGGAAGCGCAGAGCCTTGGTTATGCGGAAGCGGACCCGACTGCCGATGTCGAGGGTCACGATGTCCGGCTGAAGGTCGTCATTCTCGCCAACGAGCTGCTCGGCGGCAAGCTGACGCCGAAGGACGTCGCCTGCCAGGGCATTTCGGGCCTGACTGCAGCAAATATCGAAACTGCCCAGGAAGGCTACCGCTGGAAGCTGATCGGCTCGGCATCCCTTGCCGAAGACGGCCGTATCGAAGCCCGTGTTGCTCCCCGGCGCCTGCCGCTCGATCATCCGCTCGCCGGTGTCGGCGGAGCGATCAACGCCGTCTCGTTCAAGACCGGCCTTCTGGGCGCCGTGACGGTGACTGGACCCGGTGCCGGCAGGATCGAGACCGCCTACGCGCTCCTTTCCGACATCATTGCCATCCATCAGGCCCGTTTTGGTGTCGATAAGAAGGACGCTGCATGA
- a CDS encoding ABC transporter ATP-binding protein, whose translation MTKTAPPALLVDDVHKSYGIHEVLKGISLSAQKGDVISLIGSSGSGKSTFLRCINFLEIPDRGRFVINGEDVLMNSHGGRAYPASWRQIERIRTGLAMVFQSFNLWPHMTVLENVIEAPVHVLRMNRKEAIERAEGLLAKVGLYEKRHAYPAFMSGGQQQRASIARALCVDPAVMLFDEPTSALDPELVGEVLKVIRDLADEGRTMLLVTHEMKFARDVSNHVMFLHQGRVEEEGPPAQVFGAPISARCREFTGALNS comes from the coding sequence ATGACGAAAACGGCTCCTCCCGCCTTGCTCGTGGACGATGTTCACAAGAGCTACGGGATCCACGAAGTCCTCAAAGGCATATCGTTATCGGCACAGAAGGGCGATGTCATCTCGCTCATCGGATCGTCGGGCTCCGGAAAGAGCACCTTCCTTCGGTGTATCAACTTTCTCGAAATCCCGGATCGCGGTCGCTTCGTCATCAACGGCGAAGACGTCTTGATGAACAGCCATGGCGGGCGGGCGTATCCGGCCAGTTGGCGGCAGATCGAACGAATCCGGACCGGTCTTGCCATGGTGTTCCAGAGTTTCAATCTCTGGCCCCACATGACCGTGCTCGAAAATGTCATCGAGGCCCCCGTCCACGTCCTTCGAATGAACCGCAAGGAAGCGATCGAGCGGGCCGAAGGGCTGCTTGCCAAGGTCGGGCTTTACGAGAAGCGCCACGCCTATCCGGCATTCATGTCGGGCGGCCAGCAGCAACGCGCATCGATCGCGCGTGCCCTGTGTGTCGATCCCGCGGTGATGCTGTTCGACGAACCCACCTCCGCGCTCGATCCGGAGCTTGTCGGCGAAGTGCTCAAGGTCATCCGCGACCTGGCGGACGAGGGGCGGACGATGCTGCTCGTCACCCACGAGATGAAGTTTGCCCGCGACGTCTCCAATCACGTGATGTTCCTGCACCAGGGGCGCGTCGAAGAGGAAGGACCGCCGGCTCAGGTCTTCGGTGCGCCGATCAGCGCCCGCTGCCGCGAATTCACGGGCGCCCTCAACAGTTGA
- a CDS encoding adenylate/guanylate cyclase domain-containing protein: MPVLKALSRHTGGPSTETAARRIRRRRNRLGLLAALTVVVLSFASLTSPFSLVELRSFDYLSTFAPPPLPKDGPVIVAIDEPSMAEIGSQWPWPRGLHARLIEALRGAGAKAIGVDIIFAEASVAPENDAALAAAAGPDVVLAGDETLIETPQADQFVRTEPLAQLVERGAKTGIASVQLSGDGTLRQVPAYADGFATQLARTAGRQEEARSGPALLQMFGPARTYPTASYYQALDPGQFLPEGFFRDRVVIVGLSLQNAPTLQAGGADAFATPFTVHTGQLVSGAEIQATIFDNITGGLFIERAGRPIVIAAIAFGALLAATMVFRSTGWLTAILSLLVVLLLAVASYALLRLGHVFVSPVGPVLSYFCVAAGQTGLDYAAERRSRRDITRAFSRYLSPALVERLANDPSQLKLGGERRSLTILFCDVRGFTTISETLKDDPEQLTALINRLLTPLSEIVLESGGTIDKYIGDCLMAFWNAPLDDPDHASHAVGAALRMLEAIETLNAELRREAEGDRSKPHMLRIGIGINTGDCVVGNMGSSRRFDYSVLGDAVNLASRLEGESKNYGVPLLIGEQTAKLSAADFTSAELDSITVKGRTALSPIFTILQPTPAPQALANHKQLLAAKYAGTLQAQDSALDQLEREIPQLGGYYRLLRSRLT, encoded by the coding sequence ATGCCGGTACTTAAAGCACTTAGCCGGCACACAGGCGGCCCTTCGACCGAAACAGCCGCTCGGCGCATTCGGCGACGGCGCAACCGGCTTGGCCTGCTCGCAGCCCTCACAGTCGTCGTTCTCTCCTTCGCCTCGCTGACCTCCCCCTTCTCGCTCGTCGAACTGCGCAGCTTCGACTATCTCTCGACCTTCGCACCACCACCGCTGCCAAAGGACGGGCCGGTGATCGTCGCGATCGACGAGCCGTCCATGGCAGAAATCGGCAGCCAGTGGCCCTGGCCGCGCGGCCTGCACGCCCGGCTGATCGAAGCGCTGCGCGGGGCCGGGGCGAAAGCCATCGGCGTCGATATCATCTTTGCCGAGGCCTCAGTCGCGCCGGAAAACGATGCCGCCCTTGCTGCGGCGGCGGGTCCGGATGTCGTTCTCGCGGGCGACGAGACGCTGATCGAGACGCCACAGGCCGATCAATTCGTGCGAACAGAACCGCTGGCTCAGCTTGTCGAACGCGGCGCAAAGACCGGGATCGCATCGGTGCAGTTGAGCGGCGACGGTACGTTGCGGCAGGTTCCAGCCTATGCGGACGGCTTTGCAACGCAACTTGCACGGACCGCCGGACGACAGGAAGAGGCGCGGTCTGGACCGGCACTGCTCCAGATGTTCGGGCCGGCGCGAACCTATCCGACCGCATCCTATTACCAGGCGCTCGACCCCGGCCAATTCCTGCCGGAGGGATTCTTTCGCGACCGCGTCGTCATCGTCGGGCTCAGCCTGCAGAACGCACCGACCCTGCAGGCCGGTGGCGCGGATGCATTTGCGACGCCATTCACGGTGCATACCGGCCAGTTGGTCTCCGGCGCCGAAATCCAGGCAACGATCTTCGACAATATAACCGGAGGCCTGTTCATCGAAAGGGCCGGGCGGCCGATCGTGATTGCCGCGATTGCCTTTGGTGCCTTGCTGGCGGCCACCATGGTCTTTCGTTCGACCGGTTGGCTGACGGCCATACTCAGCCTTTTGGTCGTGCTCCTTCTTGCGGTTGCGAGCTACGCGCTGCTCAGGCTGGGCCACGTTTTCGTGTCGCCGGTCGGCCCGGTGTTGTCCTATTTCTGCGTCGCCGCAGGTCAGACCGGGCTCGATTATGCCGCGGAGCGGCGCAGCCGCCGGGACATCACACGCGCCTTTTCGCGTTACCTTTCCCCGGCGCTGGTCGAGCGCCTTGCCAACGATCCGTCACAGCTGAAACTCGGCGGCGAGCGGCGGTCGTTGACCATTCTTTTCTGCGACGTGCGCGGCTTCACCACGATTTCCGAAACGTTGAAAGACGATCCCGAGCAGCTAACGGCCCTGATCAACAGGCTGCTCACGCCGCTTTCGGAAATCGTGCTCGAAAGCGGCGGCACGATCGACAAATATATCGGCGACTGCCTGATGGCCTTCTGGAACGCGCCGCTCGACGATCCGGACCATGCCAGCCATGCGGTAGGTGCTGCGCTGCGCATGCTGGAGGCGATCGAGACGCTCAATGCCGAGCTGCGCCGGGAAGCGGAAGGCGATCGCAGCAAGCCGCATATGCTGAGGATCGGCATCGGCATCAACACCGGCGACTGCGTCGTCGGCAATATGGGCTCGTCGCGCCGCTTCGACTATTCGGTGCTCGGCGATGCCGTCAATCTCGCCTCGCGGCTCGAAGGCGAATCGAAGAATTACGGCGTGCCGCTGCTGATCGGCGAGCAGACGGCCAAGTTGAGCGCGGCAGATTTCACCAGCGCCGAACTCGACAGCATCACCGTCAAGGGCCGCACCGCGCTGTCGCCGATCTTCACGATCCTGCAACCCACACCCGCGCCGCAGGCTCTGGCGAACCACAAGCAGCTGCTTGCCGCCAAATACGCCGGAACGCTGCAGGCGCAGGATTCGGCTCTTGATCAACTCGAGCGGGAGATCCCGCAGCTTGGCGGCTACTACCGTCTGCTGCGATCGCGTCTCACCTGA